From the genome of Miscanthus floridulus cultivar M001 chromosome 10, ASM1932011v1, whole genome shotgun sequence, one region includes:
- the LOC136488083 gene encoding uncharacterized protein, protein MAAVTTVRDVLYHYTFARGLYERLIGDCECHPQVARNIVALLLWFDQGTNKVISHLPSMSTTALGHLLNEASWVIHCLRMKNVPDPPTPLLSALCQDSHMDHPRFFAFNRGRIARGVADLLDGVCTLIFDDRLYHLLRRYQTGLVGRNQELEAPYERVVVTVPEDSRAMFVTFSKGQPVERDDIFNYFRETWGDCIVRVLMEKTTGRAQPMYGRVIFKSKAFVSLVLNGVKRASLFIGGREIWLREYIPRNSSNN, encoded by the exons ATGGCCGCTGTCACCACTGTCCGTGATGTGCTGTACCACTACACCTTCGCCCGTGGCCTATACGAACGCCTCATCGGCGACTGCGAGTGCCACCCACAGGTTGCACGGAACATCGTGGCGCTCCTCCTCTGGTTCGACCAGGGCACCAACAAAGTCATTTCCCACCTGCCGAGCATGAGCACCACCGCCCTAGGCCACCTGCTCAACGAGGCCAGCTGGGTCATCCACTGCCTTCGCATGAAGAACGTCCCCGACCCGCCGACCCCACTCCTCTCCGCGCTCTGCCAGGACAGCCACATGGACCACCCCCGTTTCTTCGCCTTCAACCGGGGCCGCATCGCACGTGGCGTCGCCGACCTCCTCGACGGCGTGTGCACGCTCATTTTCGACGACCGCTTGTACCACCTGCTGCGCCGCTACCAGACTGGCCTCGTCGGCCGCAACCAGGAGCTCGAGGCGCCCTATGAACGCGTCGTCGTCACCGTGCCGGAGGACAGCCGCGCCATGTTCGTCACATTTTCGAAGGGCCAGCCAGTCGAACGAGACGACATCTTTAACTACTTCAGGGA GACCTGGGGAGACTGCATTGTCCGTGTTCTCATGGAGAAGACCACTGGTCGCGCGCAGCCAATGTACGGCCGTGTCATCTTCAAGAGCAAAGCGTTCGTGAGCCTGGTGCTCAACGGCGTGAAGCGCGCTTCGCTCTTCATAGGCGGACGTGAGATCTGGCTCCGCGAGTACATCCCGCGCAACAGCAGCAACAACTGA